The genomic segment TCCTGTAGCAATAAGAAGACAAACGTCATCAGTTTTTGCAGCTTTATAAAAATCAAATCTTCCTAGCTTTTCTATTTTTATGCCCTCTGGTAGGATTCTCCTATACTCTTTGAAAATTGAAGGTTCAGGACCACTGTCAGGGTAAATTGCTTGTGCAGATTCAATTTCAATTACAGTTGAAAGTGCTTCTAATACGTCACTAACGTTAAGTTTTCCAGGAGCAAGATTCAAATAGACCTTTTTACTTCTAGGGTTTGACATTATATCAAAGGGGTAATTGCTATCAGCTATAACAATTTTAGCACCATGGCCAGCTTTAGCTAGTGCTTCTAAAATTTCAGGATGCAAAACATTTGTTTTTAACATTGTAAGGCCACCTCC from the Deferribacterota bacterium genome contains:
- a CDS encoding RbsD/FucU family protein: MKAFRSFLMLLLIFLLSCGGGLTMLKTNVLHPEILEALAKAGHGAKIVIADSNYPFDIMSNPRSKKVYLNLAPGKLNVSDVLEALSTVIEIESAQAIYPDSGPEPSIFKEYRRILPEGIKIEKLGRFDFYKAAKTDDVCLLIATGEQRTWSCIILTIGVVQ